The Carassius auratus strain Wakin chromosome 11, ASM336829v1, whole genome shotgun sequence DNA window GTTTTATGCATATCAAGGCAAAATTGTCAATATAAAGCCTGAGGATACAGCAGACAGTCTCTGTATCGTATTATAGGCTTTAAAATGAAGAATCTATTACTTTTGGACAGACTAGCACTTAAGCATTTAATATATACTGTCCACAAAAAGGATATttgctatatatttatatgatcagATTTGTAATGCCATATTTGCTTAAATACGATTGCGCGCAACTTAGTATCTTTGGAGTTATTTGTGTCTGGGGCCTGAACAACAGGAACGGTCTAATAGACGAAGCGTTGGCTCTGCTGGTAGCTCAATTTGTCAAGGTTGGGATTGCAAGCAAACTGGATCATGGGAGGTGGACCGCACATGAGGATCATAGAGTCATCACTGGGTGGAGGCAGGTGCTCCTGAATCATCTCAGCACTGATGAAGCCCTGACTGTACTCCCAATCTGCAAAGAAGTCAATGTGTGCAAATGTCAAAGAAAAccatatgataaaaaataaaaaaatatctaatctTAAACACATCccaagttcttagaaatgttGATCCAAGTTTAGATTCAGAAAGGTAATTTGTCCAAATTTGCCTTAAACACTGAATGCATGTGTacattagttttcattttctttaatattttaatgtaaaaaatactttTCCCACAAATATTCAAAtctattaattcataaatatcattattttctgTCCGCATTGATGACATTGTGAAAGCTAAACTAAATTTGTCATGTAATATAAAAGGTCAAATTagctgacattttattttattaggacAGTTGTTACAAATTTGGATTTcatgcacaaaaatgtaaaacatgctCATCATTCATAGGTGGTCAAgtaatatgtataaatacaattttttaaattgtatttaaaaaaaaatgtcaaattcaaAATTGGGGggtcattaagacatttttagaatagttttattcagaaaggatgcattaaattgttaaagAATGATAGTAAATACTTCtgcattaattatatattatataattaatcaaataaatgcagtttttcctATTCTCTgctttctatttataaaaaaaaaatccagaaaaaaatactgattttgtttccacaaaaacattaagtagcacaaatgttttcaacattggtactggttctttagcagcaaatcattacattagaatgatttctgaaggactgtgTGTTACTGAAGACTGAAAAATGGCTGTCTCAGGAATCTGAGACAGATTCCTGACAGGAGAAAAAAAtatcaggaataaattatattttaaagtacattaaaatagaaaacacttatcttagattgtaataatgtttcacaagattacagtttttactgtatttatgagcaAATATATCAATGTatcaaactttactatctagtagGAAGTCATATACCTGCAGGAGCTCTGTCCACGGTGTACCAGAGTTTAAAGCGATCTGGATGCCTCGCCTGAAGCTCCTCCAGTTCATCCTTCAGCAGAATGTCCTTCTCAGTCTGGAAGGCAGACGAAaggtaaacaaattaattttatactTGCTAAGCAGTTGAATCTGTCTGAACATCATTTTGTTTATGAGCAaactaaaacaatgtttatttcatGAATACATCTGAAACAAGCCCTTTTCTAATAGACCTGGTTGGCAAACAGCAGGCTGCATGTCGTCATGTCACTTGAGTTTTTGACGATGTCACGAATCAGCTGCAACATTGGTGTAATGCCTACAAAGGGAGGAGGACAAATTATTTTAGTGATTATACGGCTTCATTATGACTGTGAACAAGGAGAAAGACGCTCTACCTGTTCCTCCAGCTATAAGACCCAATGCTCTTGCAGTCTTAGTCTCAGCAGGGGCCTTCTTATCGGCCTGTATAGCGAAGCAACCTGTTGGGAGGGGATGTAGGTGTAAGGTGTGACCACAGTGTAAATAGTTCCACCTTAATTCAGTaaatgtgtgagtatgtgtgagtcAGACCTTGTCCTTTGTACTCCAGCAAACCTCCTGGTCCCCTGAAGTCAATCACGTCTCCGATCCTCAAACTCTCCAGGTACTGGGACATCTTTCCCCCTTCTGGGAACTTTGGGTGcacattcttaaaataaatctGCAGAAAGAAACATGTCAGCTCTAATACTACCATTTAAAACTACAGGAGCATTTCAAAAGAAATATAGAGAATATGAACCTTCACAACGAGGTCAACGAATCCCTTGTCATTGTCGCTGGACACCGGTGTGTAAGGACGCACAACCAAATTACCATCAATCCTTGCAGACAGATAAACATGCTTGCCTTGAGAAAGAAAGACAGGGAATGTTTAGCGTCACATtgtagaaattattctaatatgctgatttgctgctcaagaagcatttcatattattaacAGTTcacctgcttaatatttttaagataatgttaacataatgtttttaacatttatttgaaatgaaatattttgtaatattataaatgttgttacttgataaattgaaacattttatttattaaaaacaaaaaacaaacaaacaacaaaaaacaacttaCTGACCCATAACTTTTAAATAGTGCCAATACAGATTTGTATAtatcaacaaatatttttattaaacttattttgCATTGCTATCAGGAGATATGAGGAAAAGCATGCGAGATTATGTGTGCAACGAGAACAACAATTTTCTTtgtgcataaacatttttttcgTAGCTTCCTTAAATTAAggttgaacctctgatgtcacagttttaatgatgtccttgcaTTGCTGTcgatgcagggtcagaaagctctctgatttcatcaaaaatatattaatttgtgtaatttgggaacagatttggaacatcataagggtgagtcattaatgacagaattttcatttttgggtgaactatgcctttaaaccCTTGTTTTGACAAACAGTCAATCCTTCACGGTCTGCTATTGGTAAACATCAGGACAGATCCGCATTTTCTCTACAAATCTGATGAGTGTCCAAATGTCTGCAATTAGTCTCAAGCAAATGTGCGTGTTTAAACAAGCTGCTTTTCAAAGCCTAAGCTCATTTATCATTTAGCACACTTATCCAAAGCAGTCAACACGAAAGGACAGGTGTGGGATTTAAGCACGTTTCAGACCAAACCCTGCAATCTTTGTATTAGCACCAGACAAACCGTCGACCCACCACCCAGTCCTCAAAGACTACTCACCAACAGGTAAACCCAAAATATGCTGCGGGCTGGGCAGGGCGAAGCGAAACCTGCGGGTATCATGGCTTATGATCTGCAGGGaagaaaaatgtcttattttgtcAGCATCTTGTCAGTATCACAAATATAAGATCTAGCACGTGGAAATAAATATAGGGCAAATACCTCTTTGTCTACTAGTCTCAGTTTGTATTTTTCAGAGGGATCAATCAGAGTAATCTGTGGTTTCCTTTTCCTGTTAAAGTAATAATAACCCAGCAGACCTGCTGTTGAGACCAGCACCACTCCAACCCCGACTGCAACTGTAGTGAACTGAAATCCAGATGAGTGCACATAAACATGGTTGAAAagacaaatgtaacaaaaaaaatctcCGCCCAAATGCTTGAATGAATCATCTGTATTTCCAAAAATAAACTCTGACGTTTATGCTTTGGTATCCCATTTCAAGAACTGTCTGCGGATCTAGTTTTCTACAAGACAAAGCCGTTATTTTAATAGAAACGACTGAACAGCTTGCGTTTAAGTTAATGGCATGACTAATCAATAGTGTGTGCTGATAAACTGATAAGCAATGCTATCTTAAACAAACTTGGTGGTATTCCAAAGCAGTATTTCCTCTAAATAAGAGTAAACTGCTTCAATTAAAGTTTAGCGTACTTCTTTAAAGCTTTATGACTTACATTCACGTTACTCATGACGGCTGATGTGCGTCTACAAGGAGATTCAGTCAGGAAGATTCTTCAGAGTAATATTCGTCAGACTCATTAGGCACACCCATGGACAATGCAGGCTGAGGACTCTTGTGTTGGAGGCGAATAACGCTGCGTAGTTACTGCGCATAACAGAACGATTCGAACAACGCATAACGTTTTGCGTAATCCCATCCACATTGCAACAGTATCTAATGTCTGTGGTCAGcgtctaaaataaaagtccttgaATTTGCATGTGTCCAGAAATGAAATCTTTTAATATCTAAAttaaaagcaagcaaacaaaattcaattaattattgatgtctaacatttaattaattaaaaaaaaatgtttattattaaagtgCAAATAATAAACGTCCTctgctttatttttgtttacaaatgtaatgtaaacaaaaatgttatatttgtaatatttattcatataaaaaaatgcaatacattttaaaatgtaaaaatatggaaGTAATTAAATGCctggaaaatattttatttattaaaaacacaaatataattcACAAAATCAAGTCCATTCTCAAAGCCCCATAATTTTAAAATACCCGGGAGCAGATCATTGCAGATACATTGGTTTCccttatattttttctatttcatttatgCTTAAGTTATTATCTTTTTGACATAATTGCGGATGTTGAAGTGAAGCTGTTTCAAGGTGGCTGCGAAAATTTCCATTGCCAGAGTCTTTGTCTCTTCTGATCCATTCCAAAGAGCCCGATAAACCTGTTTCCCCTGAACGCAAAACATGAAAATCAGTCTTTTAAAACAGGGTCAACTGATCTCTATTCATACAGGCCATCTAATTAAAAGTCCAAAGAGCTGTacgaattataaataaaatgttaatattaactaattataaatacatatgcaCAGATTCTGATTCCAGCTTCTTTATGTGACCTGTTAACATGGGGATATTATATGGGGTTatctattttacaatattacttaaaccataaaaataaaccataaacacAAGGAGTTCTTTGTACCATCTGGAAGTGGTGACTTCTCAAGTATCTTATTCAAGAAGTAGACAGTTTGGTAGGTCTTCCACggttttatatcagttttgcagATAGATTTCAAGTCTAGGTTATGATCCCTGCAGATCATAAGCTCCTGACCAGCAGAGAGGTCGGGAACATATGGAGGCCAACCAGGGACATTGAGCCAGCTGTCAAAATCCAGACCTAACAAAGCAAACGAGAAGAAACAAAGCTGATGGCAAAAGGCAGTTTGACCAAACAGTATTCATTTAGTCTAGCTTTTGTGATTTTATAACAAAGAAATGGTACTAATGGTCTTTTTCCGCACCCTCAACTAAAATATGTctggtaattgaaataaagctgcaaaaaaattaagttgaagcactaaaattactaactggaaataaataaaaactaatacttaaccaaaaaaaaaatgaacctaaatagtaacatttaaaagaacaataaataaagtGACAAGCACCAAACAAAACGACTAAatattgaacaaaaaataaaacaaagctaattcgaaatattaataaaaactataaaggtataattctaaaataacactgcacacAGGATTGACGTAAAGGCTTCTGAAAGTTCTGTTTTGCCATTCgaggaatacatttaataaaaaaatatatttttaatgcattttcaattgtaatactatttcacaatatttcagtttttagtagtatatatatatatatatagatataaataagtagtcaacatttgaagtggctCAAAGAAGTTCAAAGGTTTTAGGAAATTTGATTAaagtttttgatccacttcaaatgcttaccactgtatatatgtatatatatcattcaatataataattagtattaattgAGAACAGTTTCTGTAAACATTACATTGTTCAAGTAACCTTGAGGAATGCGTCAAAGCGTGATTGATCTCCTGCGAGGTTGGCTAGGTAGGAAACAAAGCAGAAACCTTTCTCATACGGCGTGTCATTGTAGGTATCATCAGGATCAACACCTGCAGAGAAAAGACAGAGGCTGTTACAAACAATTCTGCAATAAAAATAACCAGGTTATGGAAGACTGCCATCTTTTTTTCGGCCtacaatgtcaaattaaaaatcGTGGCCTACCTGGTGCAATCTTAACCCGTAGTTTATTGAGGGAATGGTCCTTTCCAGTGTTGTCCATGTGCTGACGGAGAAGAGCTTTACCAGTCGCTGCCTCCAGACATGTATAAGCCTCTCCTGAGAAGAGgatctctttttttattgaagtCTTTATTAGTGGAATACTTCAATGAAGGTTCAAATAATATATAGCATACCATACAGCTCCCTGCAAACCCTGCACTGAACGTACATGGTGAAGCCCTCGTTCAGCCAGAAATCACCCCAGGTGGCGTTGGTGACGAGGTTTCCAAACCAGCTGTGGCAGATCTCGTGTACAATGACGTCAGCGAGAGAACGATCGCCAGCCAGCAGACAGGGTGTGACAAAGGTCAGGCAGGGGTTCTCCATCCCGCCGAAGGAAAAGGATGGAGGCATGAACAGCACGTCATATCTGAACAATCACAACAGATCAAAACACATGTCTATTGTAATATAATCACTACTGAATAAAAGTAGTGGAAGATTTATTACATAATACTTTatttatctttacagaaaatgtactaTCTACAATTAGTGATTTTACAGTCAAGATTGAGATCAGAATAGGTACAAGAAAATGTCTGTAGTCATGTCTGTTAAGTCCACAAGGGCTAAAGATATCTATGGTTTAGACACACTTATATTGAAACAAATTAGTTCCTCAATATTTAACCATTTAACACATACTATTAATAGTTCATTAGATCAAGGGAGATTCCCCACCTCTTGGAAACCAACGGTTGTGGCCTCTATATTTAAGGGAGGCGACTACAGGTCATTTAGTTTCCCACCTTCCCCAAACGTAGGGTCCAAACAGTTTCTCTCCCACGGACAGGAACTCTTCGATCACATTATCATACTCATGCTTGGCAGCCTGCAGTAAACAAGGCTCAGTCCAGACACGTGATCTGAAAATGCAGTTGAAAGtgattattacaataataatatgttttatatatatatatatggttcaacaatattttttctgtaagattttttatttatttattgtattttctttttttttgaaagaagcctcacGTTGGTCACAAGGTTGGATGTACTagcagtaaaaattaaaaaaaaaaaaaaaaagctgcacaGTATATTTAGTAACAGCactattgtgaaatactattacaatttaaaattacctTTCCAGTTTTGTTTTCTACTTTTTAActcttttccattttaatatatcttacaaatgtaatatatttattatgaatgtaatttattccagtgataggaaagctgaattttcagctgcaataactccagtcgtcagtgtcgcatgatccttcagaaatctttctaatatgcgcCTTCTGAACAAGAAACatgctgaaaacagttatttcgcttcattgtgttttttttttacattatttacattacaagcattatttgaaataaaaatcttttgtaacattatcactTGTAACATTGTCACTAACAAGTATTAATTCCTTATAACcccaaaatatgatttatttgacAATTATTCTGTCataatgaaaaattaataaattaaaaaactgaACAATTACCAGTATATCACTAAGAACTTTTCGTTTTCTCCCCCTTGAATCCAAATTGACTCCTGATTAATAAAATCTAATCCCACTTCAAATCATCAGATTATGTAAACTATTATGTCTTTACACCCATATCCTCTATCTCTTTATATGTGAACATTTTGACAGGCCCAGTGGCCTCACCTGAACTGTTGCAGAGTAGGTGCTCTTTACTGCTGGAGTATCAAAGCAAGGGAAGATGGAGCGGTTTAGAACAGCCTGGCCTTGAGTAAAAACATAAGGCTTGAGCTTTCCCACAGTCTGCTCTGGTTCCAGCCAAAACACCTGGAAGAAGATA harbors:
- the LOC113111180 gene encoding NADH-cytochrome b5 reductase 3-like, which translates into the protein MSNVNFTTVAVGVGVVLVSTAGLLGYYYFNRKRKPQITLIDPSEKYKLRLVDKEIISHDTRRFRFALPSPQHILGLPVGKHVYLSARIDGNLVVRPYTPVSSDNDKGFVDLVVKIYFKNVHPKFPEGGKMSQYLESLRIGDVIDFRGPGGLLEYKGQGCFAIQADKKAPAETKTARALGLIAGGTGITPMLQLIRDIVKNSSDMTTCSLLFANQTEKDILLKDELEELQARHPDRFKLWYTVDRAPADWEYSQGFISAEMIQEHLPPPSDDSMILMCGPPPMIQFACNPNLDKLSYQQSQRFVY